The window GATGAGCCAGAGAAAGTGATCCATGCCCGCCCAGAATTGGCTCAGCTCCACCAAGGTCTTGGTTCCGTTCTCAAACAGGTAAAGCTGATCGATGCAGTTGCGGAAACCGAGGATAAGTCCCCCGGTGATGATCGCGGGAATGAGCGGTGCGAAAATCTCTGCGGCGATGGCCGCAGCCCGCTGCAAGATGTTCTGGTTCCGCTGCGCCGCTTGCTTCACGGCATCCTTGGACACGCCCTCGATTCCGGCCACGTCCATGAAGTCCTTGTAGAACTCCGCGACCGTGTTCCCGATGATGACCTGAAACTGCCCTGCCTGTGTAAAGCTGCCCTTTACTGCTTTCATGGCCTCGATGCGCTTGACATCGGCCTTCTTAGGGTCGCCAAGAACAAAGCGCATCCGCGTCATGCAGTGAGAGACGGCAACAATGTTGTCCTTGCCGCCCACCAGTTCCAGAAGCTCTCTGGAATCCTCCGTGTACTTCCCCATGATGTGTCTCCTCCTGTTGCCTCGCAAACTTGTCTATACAAGATTTGTGAATATAAAATAACATGCTTGTCTATACAAGTAAAGATAGGAAGCAATGTTTTGAATAAAATTTTTCATCATAGAAATTGCTGATTCATGCTTTACCTTTTCGCTTGTATTATTTATACTAGGCTGTATAGACAAGAAAGGATGAGTGGAATGCCGGCGGCAAAGTTTGAGATTATCTACAAGGACTTGAAAAAAAAAATAGAGGAAAACATCTATCCCGCCGAAGCGGTGTTTCCCTCTGAGAACGAACTGACGGAGGCGTATGGCTGCTCCCGCGCCACGCTGCGCCGCGCTCTGGCTCGTCTCATCGAGCAGGGCTATATCCAGGCTGGACAGGGGCGGCGGATGCGGGTGATATATCAGCCGACGGAGCAAAACGAGTTTATGATCGGCGGCATTGAATCCTTCCGTGAAGCCGCTGCCCGCAATCACTTTCAGGCGGTTACCCGCGTCATTCATTTCGCCGAGGACGTTGTGGATGAAAAAACTTCAAAAAAAACAGGGCTTCCCTTGGGCAGCGACATCTATGATGTACGCCGCATCCGCTATCTGGATGGAAAAGCCCTGATTCTGGATATCAATCTGTTTCTGCGTGAGGCAGTGCCCCATCTCACCCCGGAAATTGCTTCCCGCTCCATCTATGACTACATAGAAAATGATCTGGGCATGGTCATCGTCACCAGCCGCCGCCGCATGACGGTGGAGTATGCTGCCGATTTGGATTTGCACTGGCTGGAAATGGGGGACTACAACTGCCTGGCCGTGGTCAGTGGGAGAATGTACAATGCCGAGGGCATACAGTTTGAGTACACGCAGTCCCGCCATCACCCGGAGTATTTTTGCTTTGAGGACACGGCTGTCAGGAGAAGCCAAGGTAGGCGAAATAAGTGGTAAACTAAGGAAACACTGATCAATTACGAATGACTGATTTTGAGTGTTTCATACTTACCGATGAGGATAGATACGGATGGAACTAAAGATATTCACGACGTTCCGGACAATTGTGCGCACGGGGAGTTTTACAAAGGCGGCGCGCCTCCTCAGCTACACGCCGTCGACGATCACGTTCCACATTGCATAGCTGGAAAAGCTGACGGGGGTACCGCTTTTTGAGAAAAGTGGGCGGCGTATGGTTCTGACAAAGGCAGGCGAGGCACTGATTCCGTATGTGGACGAGGTGCTTGCGGCGGCGAACAAGATCAAGAACTTTCAATACGGCATTGCCGCCTATCAGGGAACACTCACGGTCGGTGCGCCGGAGTCGCTGCTCTGCTTCCGTCTGCCTCCCTTGCTCAAACGTCTGCATGCGCACGCACCACGCGTCGATTTGCGTCTGCGCTCGCTCACGAGCCGCGATGTCGTTGCGGCTCTCAACGACGGACAGCTCGATGTCGGTTTCGCGTATACGATTCAAGAAAGAGACGAGGAGAGTCTTGTGTTCTGGGAGTTCGAGGAGAGCCCTGTGCATTTCTACACCGCAGTCAGTACAGCCGCATGGTGTCCGGACTTTCGAGAGCAGGCGATGGAGATCGATGAGATGCCGCTGATCACGATGCCGCATCCGGGTGAGATTCGGAAGATAGCGGACGACTACTTTCGAAAACAAGCGATCTCGTTTACGAATATGATTGAGCTGCGGAGTACGCAGACCATCATCAACATGGTTGAGAATGATATGGGGATTGCCCTGCTGCCGGATTATGCGGTGCGGGAACGCATCGGGCTAGGTCGGATGGCTGTGGCATTGTCGGATCCGCTGATCGTCACGTCATACTACGGGATTCACCGGAATAAATGGTGCAGTCCCGCAATGAATCTTTTCCTTGAAATCCTCGGGGAGGAGAGCGGACGACCGAGCGGGAAGAAATTGCTTCGTGATGAGGAGGGAGCTAATGCAGCCGATTGCCGCTGAGGAAATTCAGGACTTTGACACGAGTCTCGACCGCCTGTGGGCGCGACGCGATCTCGTTATCGTTGCGACGGGTGCGCTCATCTGTTTTCGTTCCATTTACCAGCGAGCGCTATGGATCGGTACACTCGGGCGGTTTCGCTATGCCGCCGTGCGGGAGGAGGACTACGTGCTCGGAACGGCGGAGGAGATCATTCGGGATGCGGTGCGGGATGCTGCACACCTGCCTGGTGCACAAGTGGTCGTTATCTACCTCTCCTGTCTCGATATCCTTACGCGTCCGGACTTTGCAGACATTGAGCATACGCTCTCTGCGGAGACGGGTTGCATTGTGCGCTGTTTCTTCCGTGGGCCGTTGGCAAAGGCGGACGGCATTCGGCACAAGACTGCAGAGGAGCTTCTCGCCGCGTTGCCGCCGGAGGATGGGGCGGTCACGGCATCGGCACCGCTGCCGCCGCCGATGAGCGATACGGCGGGCGTGTCGGATTTCCTGCGGGAAGAGGGCGCGGCACATATCCTTGTCACGCCGTCGGGCTGCCGCAATGCACTTGCACGCATGGATCTCATGCCGGAGCGTAGCGATGTCTATGCGCTCATCCCACAGGCGGAGGACTACATCTTCGGTATGGAGGAGACCGCTGCCGCAGAGACCGGTATGCTTGCGGCAGAGGGAACGTACCGCACGGTGCATCTTCTCAGCTCGCCGGTGCCTGCGTTCATGGCGATGGAGGCCGCGCCGGTTCTGCAAGCTGCGGAGGAGCAGGGCTGCCGCGCGTGTGCATCGCCGACGGATGGCTTTCATGATGCCGTGCACGGTGCTGCAGCGGCGTCGCTTCGTCTTGTGCAGGAGGCGGCCAATGGGTGGCGGGAGTCGGGGCGGACGGTTCTCATCCTCGGGTACAGCCCGTTGTTGTTCGGCGATATGGCGCAGCTGGATGCTCCGACTGCTTTTCTCTCCGCGTACGGCTGCGATGTGCGCATTGCAGGGCGCGACGCACTGATCGAACGCCCCGCGTTGGTCTGGTTGGTATCTGCTGCCGGCGTGTCTGCGGCGGCATGGCTGCACTGGGAATACGATGTGCCCGTTGTCCGCAGCCTGCCGTTCGGGGATGCTGGCAGGACTGCCTGGCAGGCTGAGATCGCTGCAGTGCTTGGCTTGCCCATAGAGGGGGCGTGTGTGGAGCCGACAGCGGGGGATGTGCGTGCGGACAAGATCCTCATCATCGCCGACCCGATTGTTGCCACCGCCACCGATCATCTGCTCCGTGCGTATGGATTTTGCAATATCCGCTGTGCGGCCTATGCGTGGGACGAGGAGACGGCGGCACTGTACCGACAGGCGGCAGCCGGAGCCGACGTGCTCGTCTTTCGTACGGCTGCAGAGTTGCAGTCCACATGGGATGCGGCGGATGCAGTTGTTGCCGATCCTGCGCTGCTGTCTGCGATGGGGGAGAAGCGCATCGTTCCGCTGCCGTCGGGTCTTCTCTCGGGCAGAGATGCCGCAGGCGAGAGGAGCGGCGTGCTTGGCGCGGACTTCGCTGCGGTTCTGGACGCATTTTTGAAAGGATGATACTTCAAAAATATTGAAGTATTGTTTTGAATCTATTCGATTGTACTTAATCGTAGACTATGATAATCTTTTCGTCAATTGATACTTTCGATACAAAGGATGGTTGCAAATGACACGGAAGAAGAAACTTGCTCTGCTCCTCGCATGTCTGACGGGCACAGGTATGGTGAACACGGCTGCTGCCGAGGAGCGTCTGCAGACAGAGGCGGCAGAGGAGATGGATACCTATGATCTGCCCGAGGTAACGGTGACCGGAGTGCGTCATCCCGCAGATACTCCGGTGCGCAGAAGTCTGCCCGGCGGATTCCAGGCAGAGCAGACGAATTTTGGTTTGATGGGCGATCAGGACGTGATGCAGGTGCCGTATACGGCACAGAGCCTCACAACGAAGAATTTCGATACGTTTGCTGCGCCGTCGGGCGACGTGAATCAGGTTCTCGCGAATGTGCCGTCGCTGCGCGTGGGCACCTCGCTCATCAAGACGGACTTCTCCGCGCGTGGGATGCTTGCGAACGGTTCGGCAATGTATCTCAACAATGTGCCGGGCTTCTTCATCATGGCGTCCGGTCCCGTGACGAATACCATCGGCCGCGCAGATGTCATGGTCGGTCCTGCGGCAACGCTTTCCGGCTCGGTGCAGTCCTACAACGGGCCCGACGGCGGACAGCCGGTCTCCGTGTATCTCTATACGAAACGGCCGGAGAAGGGGGACTTCACACGCTATCGGCAGACGATGGGCGGATATGGACACTATGGCGGCTATATCGACGTGAACCGCAGCGGGCTCGGCGACGGGACGTTTGGTGTGCGTGTCTACGGTGAGCACAGCGAGGGAAATTTTGCCGTGAGCGGTGCGGGACGACAAAAGACGAACCTCTTTGTCGATGTCAGCCGCGAGACGCCGAAGAGCACGACGAACTTCTTCGGCGGATACTACAAGGATCGTCTGCGCGGAACGGAGCGGCGCTTTAAGATCCAGCCCTCCGCCCGGCAGGTGCCGGGCGCACCCGATGCGAGCCGCAGCTACGATGATCCGAACCTCATGCACAGCGACTGGGACGGCTATCAGATCACGCTCAACCACGAGCAGAAGATCAATCCGCATACGAAGTGGTTCCTGAACGTAGGCACGAACGACATGACGAATCGCCGCTTCATCTACTGGGCGCAGATCACGATCGACGGCGACGGCAATCTGCGCGACAATCGCGTCTGGTCGCAGTATTTCTATCTCAAGAGCCGCTACGGGCAGGTCGGTGTGAACCACAAGTTCAAGACAGGGGCGGCGGAGCATGACGTGACGCTCGCCGTGGATCGTTCGTGGCGCGTGCAGTACAACAATACGCGGAGAGATGCTAAAAATGCTCATGTGACAGGTAATATATACTCCGGCATCATCTATAAGCCGTCGATCTACAACTACGACATCTCCGGCAGCCTCGGCCAGAAGTTCCAGTATCAGGAGATGGATACGAGCATCAACCTGATGGACAATGTAAAGATCGGGAAGTGGAATCTGCTCGCTGCCGTGACGCGCCGCCATGGCAACTACCGTGGCGCTGCTGCAGCCGGCGAGACGAAGGATACGCAGTATGCGCCGACATTCGGCGTGACCTATGCGCCGACGGACCGACTCTCGGTCTACGGTGCGTATGCAAAAGCCACGACGCGCGGGGAGGTGGTCGGCAGCGGCTATGCCAACGAGGGAGAGATTGCAGAGGCAGTCAAGGTGACCCAGAAGGAACTGGGTGTAAAGTATAAGTTCGGCAGTATGTACGCTGCGCTTGCTTATTTCGATATGAACCAGCCGAACTACATTGATGTTCCGAACCCCTCCAACCCGGCACTGCCGTTCTACCGTCTCGACGGCGAGAACCGCTACCGCGGTCTTGAACTCAGCGTTACGGGCGCCGCCGCGCCGAAGTGGAACGTATTCGGCGGGATTCAGTACCTCCATGCGCGTCAGCAGCGGACGCAAGGAGGCGCAAACGACGGCCTGCCGACGGACAGCTCGGCGCCGTGGAGCACCGTTGTCGGGCTTGAGTATATGCCAAATGCGGACTGGAGCATTACGGGGCGTCTGAACTACGTTTCGCGCGGTACGATCATCGGCACCGGCCGCCGCGAACTCTCCGTACCGTCATCGGCAGTATTTGATCTCTTTGCGAACTATCGGACGAAGATCGGAACGACGCCCGTGTCTCTGCAGGCGTCCATCTACAACGTATTCGACCGCAGCTACTGGATTCTGCAGCCGGGACAGGGGAGCAAGCTCCTCCTCTCGATGCCGCGGACGTTCATGCTCTCCGCGACGTTTGATCTCTGACGGCGCAGCACAGAAGATACAGATGGGATCGTTCCTGAGGCGAATATGCCTGCGGGGCGCGGTTCCGTATTCTAATTTATTCGGATTCGGAGGATGATCATGAAACATCGTTTGTCATTCGCTTTTCTTGGGGCGCTGATGCTCCTCTGCGCTGTGCTTGCAGGATGCGGATCACAAGAGGCAGCCGCGCCCAAGGCGGAGCGGGTTGTGACGGATACGACCGGACGCGAGGTGCATTTGCCGGGAGAGGTCAAGAGCATCGCTGTCGTGCCGATCCCGTGGGCGTCCATTGTCTACGCGGTAGACGGCACGGGGCAGCGCATCGCGGGGATGCATCCCTCGGCAAAGGCGTCTTATGAGAAGTCCATGCTGAAGACGTTGGCGCCCGAACTGGCAGGAGCTTCGACGGATTTTGTCGGGCAGGATTTTTCCATTCACATGGAAGAGCTCGGCAAGTTGAACCCGAGCGCCATCGTCGTTTGGAATTATCAAGAGGAGGAAATCAAACAGCTGGAGGCGCTTAAGGTTCCGACCATCGCGTTGAAATACGGCACGATGGAGGACTTGCAGAACGGCATCCGCGTCATCGGAAAAGTGCTCGGCAAAGAGGACCGTGCCGAGGAAATCATTGAGTTCCAAAAGGACACAATGGCCTATTTCGACGGGAAAAAGGCGGCACTCGCGGACAAACCAAAGCCGAAGGTCCTTTATTTATACGATGAGAATCTCAAGGTTGCGGGCGGCAACGCCGTCAATACCATGATGATTGAGACGGCAGGCGGCGCGAATGCGGCGAAGGAAGTCGACGGAACATGGGTCAATGTCACGATGGAGCAGGTCGCCGCGTGGAATCCCGATGTCGTGATCGTCAGCAATTTCTCGCAGGTTCAGCCAAGCGATCTGTTCGAAAACAAGCTCGAAGGCCAGAACTGGAGCAATATTGCCGCCGTTCGTGAGGGGCGCGTGTGGAAAGCCCCCGTCGGGCTCTACCGCTGGGATGCGCCCTGCGTCGAGACGCCGCTGATGATCAAGTGGATCGCGCAGAAACTGCATCCGGATGTTTTTAATGACTACCGTCTGACGGATGATCTGCGCGGCTTCTATGAGAAATTCTTCTCATACACGCTGACGGATGCTGATCTCAAGATGATTCTGCACGAGTGAGCTGCCCTATGAAACAAAACAATGCAGCTCTCTGGACGATCATGACGGTGCTGCTCATCGCTGTATTCTTCCTTTCGCTTGTGGCAGGACGTTTTGCAGTCGAACCGGCGGCCGTCTGTGACATTCTTATGCGTGCGGCCGGAGGCAATGCGGGTACGGATATGGCATCGACTGTCGTTCTGGAGCTGCGCCTGCCGCGGACGATCCTCGCTATGCTCGTCGGCGCGGGGCTTTCGCTCTCGGGTGCAGTCTACCAGGGCATTTTCCGCAATCCGCTTGTCAGCCCCGACGTGCTCGGTGTCTCAAGCGGTGCAGGGTTCGGTGCCGTACTGGGCATCCTCCTCTGGGGGACGGGAACGGGAACATCGGCGATCGCCTTCGTCTGCGGTATGGTGAGTGTCGGGCTCGCGTACTACTTCTCGCGCAGCCGTGGCTCTGTCTCGATGATGTCGCTCGTGCTCTCGGGCATCATCATCTCGTCGATCTTCTCCGCGCTCATCTCGCTCGTGAAATATGTCGCGGATCCCTATGACAAACTGCCCGCCATTACTTACTGGCTCATGGGCAGCCTTGGCAAGGCGGACTTTGATAAAATCCAGATCGTCGGACTGCCGATGATTGCCGCAGGGGCGTTGCTGCTTGCAATCCGCTGGCGGATCAATATTCTCTCACTTGGCGAGGAGGAGGCACGCAGCCTCGGGGTGAATCCCGCACGCATCCGCAACATTGCCATTGTCGCGGCGACGATTCTCACGGCACTCTCGGTGACGGCCTGCGGCATTGTCGGATGGGTCGGGCTCGTCATCCCGCACATGTGCCGCCGCATGGTCGGCGTCGATCATGCACGGCTCCTGCCTGCGGCGTGCTTCACGGGGGCGATCTTCCTCGCGCTCGTCGATATTTGCGCACGGAGTCTCCTTGCGGCAGAGCTGCCCATCGGCATTCTCACGGCACTCCTCGGCGCGCCGTTTTTTGCCTTCCTGCTGAAGCGTACGCGGGAGAAACAGGGGGATTGGTCATGATTACGGTGAAGAATGCCGCCTTTTCCTACGACGGCAGAAATGAACTGTTCTCCGATCTCTCCTTCTCCCTCGCGGCGGGTGAGGTTCTTACCATTCTTGGGCGCAATGGCATCGGCAAGACGACGTTCCTGCGCTGTTTGCTCGGCATCTTGCCGTGGACACGCGGGGAGTGTCTGGTGGACGGGCAGCGTCCCGACCCTGCTGCGGTCAGCGATGTGATCGGCTATGTGCCGCAGAGCCATGCACCTGCCTTTCCCTACACCGTCTTTGAGATGGTTATGATGGGGCGTGCGCGGCGCATCGGACTCTTTCGGACACCTGCGGCGGCAGACCGTGCGCGTGTTGCGGAGCTGCTCGATCTGGTCGGTGTCCTGCCGCTTGCGGAGCGTGCCGCGACCGAGCTAAGCGGCGGACAGCTGCAGATGGTCTACATCGCCCGTGCGCTCGCGGTCGAGCCAAAACTGATGATCCTCGACGAGCCGGAGGCACATCTGGACTTTCATAACCAGATGATTGTCCTGCGTCTGCTGAAGAAGTTGTCACTAGAGCAGAACATGACCATTGTCATGAACACGCATTCACCCGAGAACGCGCTCAAGATCTCGGACAAGAGCCTGCTCATGCGGCGCGGGGAGCAGCTCTTTGGGCCGACAGAAAGCCTGCTCAGTGAGGAGAACCTCTGTCGGTTCTATGACATCGACTGCCGCATTACGGAGACACGCATCGGGGATGAGGTGCATCGGGGGTTGCTGACGTTGTTGTAAAAATTAAGGAGGCATTGATAAATTCAGCCACGCCATCTTGACGCATCTTTTTTGCCCGCACTTTGCCCTCGATCCTCCACATAGCTTTGGCTATGCGTCCGGTTAGGATGTCATTTTCAACGAGGTAAACCAAAAGCTAATCCGGTTGAATATGGCACTCGCGAAAGCCCGCCCAATTCCCATGGAGTTCGTGGAAAACGTCGGTTCAAACGGGGGATTAAAGGAATGGAGGCGAGAAGATGGCGCGCGACGGTATCAATCGCGGAGGCAGGCGCGTCCGAGTGGGAGATATGTTTGACATAGACTATTTCTGTCCATGCTGTTCACTATACTTACGAAAGCACTGATAAATTCGGCATTGTCATCCAATCTGAGGTGCTGTTTTATTAGGACATCCCTAGGAGAGATCAACCGTGTACAGAGAGGAGATCATCATGGCAGAGGTAAAGACCAACGGGCAGACGGACAGCCGGAGAGGGTATTTCGATGTGGACGGCAGCGGGGCAATGACGGAACTCGTATTCCTGTTGGAGTTGAGCGGGCCGATGGCGGCGTTTGAGTCCGATATGATTGACGGATTCAACGATATGATCGCGCGGCTCAGGCAGGAGAGGTCGGATATCCTTGTTTGGCTCTGGAAAGAGATCGCCGGCTGCATCGACCATAAAAAGATCACCCATTGCATTGACCATAATACCCGCGTGCCGATTACCGAGGATTCCGCGCTCATCGAACAGGGCTGCTTTACGCGTCTCCTTACCCTTACGAGACAGTATAGACGTGAACATCCCGAAGATTTCGTAGAGCAGGACAGCTCGCGCGGCAGAGGGGGGCTGTTCGATTCCATCGGCGCCAGCATTCACATGGCTCAGCTCGTGTACCGGGAGGCGCACCCCGAGGAGCGTCCCGTGCGTACGATGTTCATTATTGTAACGGACAACGCAGAGATCGAGCGCGCGAACCAGTACTACTGGATGCCTGACAGCGTGCGGGCGTTGGTACAGCAGCAGGAAAAGGAGGCGGGCTGGGAATTCGTTTTCCTCGGTACGAACATCGACGCGGTGCAGGTCGCAGGAGACGTCGGCATCCCCGCCGAGAATGCCGCCACGTTCGCCTGTGATGCGGCGGGCGTGCGCGAGAACTTCGCGTCGCTCGGGACAATGATCTCCTCGTTTGCCAAAGGTGCGGGCATACCTCCGACATGGTCGGCGCAGATTGCCGAGCATCTCAAAAAAAGTAAGAGTAGTAGAAACTGAGCGGGGGAGATGTTAAGGACTCAAGGAATATGTCCATGATCCCGCATTTTTGAACATCTCGATAAGGCATGGACGAATTGCGTCCATGCCTTTTGCTATACGGTATGTAAAAATATGTGAGAAACAAGTCGATTGATTAATATTTTCATGGTATAATTATTGAAAATTAAATTGATAATAAATTACAGGAGATATAATAAATAATCTCGTACATATACAGCGAAAACAACATCATCTTACCCATAATCTGTCCACATCAATTGCTATGATGAAATTGCAGTGGATGATATGAATGGGAGGCGAATGGTATGAGCTACATCGCAGGTATCTTTGTTATTGGATCGATGATCGGTGCAGTGATTTTGTTTCTCTATGGATTGGTGACAGATCCTAGTAAGAAGACGCTTGAGATGCTGGGTGAGCCGATTGAGGATCGCCAGATTACCGTGTCGCGTGTGAACACAGCGCTGACCTTTCCCTCTAGTATCATTCTCGTAGCCTTAATGAACGACGTAACGTCGATAACGATACAATGTGGTGGTATGCAGGAGGTCGCTTGATTTCTTATGTGAAGTTGCGACATCCGTGGTATGGAGAGAAAATGAGTAATCTATTTATTATAGGGAACGGATTTGATTTATCACATGGTATAAAAAGCTCCTATAGAGATTTTCGTGAATATCTACAGGAGCAATATGATCCAACAAAACATGAAGTATATGATATACCAACGATTAATTGGGAGCATACCTATGATTATAGTGATATAGCAGATTTTTGGTTTAATGTTTTTGATGCGAATAATGATGACATAGAATGGAGCAAGTTCGAGAACTCTTTATATGGGCAGAATTATGGTGATTGTTTCTCTGAAATGGTCATGGATAGAGATGGGGAAGAGAATCTTTTAAAGACTGCATGGAACAATGAGTCATTATCAAAGTCAATAGTGGAGATTGTTCCTTTTATAAATCGATTCTTTACAGAGTGGATAAACCAAGTAGAAATTGATGATGTAAAGCCTAGAAAAAAATTTCAAGAGCTAATTGATCACAATAAAGATATCTTCCTTTCCATGAATTATACACTCACGTTGGAGAAGGTTTACAATATAAGTAAAGTATGTCATATTCATGGAAAAATTGGAGAAGAGTTCATATTTGGTCATGGAGAAGATGATTCGCTTTACGAAAAATATGAGCAAGAAAATATTGGAACGGAGTATAATCTTTCTGATATTGACAGGGCGCTTAAAAAAAACGTGCAGAAAGCATTGAAAACCCATCATAGTTTTTTTGAGCTGCTTGGCAAAGTTCCTGTTGAAAAGATATATTCTTACGGTTTTTCATATGGAAAAGCTGACCTGATATATGTGCAGGAGATAGTGAAATCATTGAGTAGAAATGTAATATGGTGTTTAAATAGTTTTGATGATGCAAATGGTCGCAATAGCATATTTGAATACTCCATAAGAGCGTGTGGATTTAGAGGTGGTTTCGATAGATTCAGTTGATGAGGAGAATTTAAACGTTACCCGGGGGAATTCGTCATAAATGTACGAATTCCCCTCTTTTTTTGTAAAAACAGTGAAGGGAGTATAGAATGTATAAGTTCATAAGGGACGAGATCGTCTACATTATGGAAATGTGTATGCTAACTAATTTGACGATAGACTAGTATTGTGCTATTATCAGACTAAAAACAGTCTGGAGGTAAATTCTTATGGATCATAATCTTATTTATTTGGATACATATATTCTTCAACAGGATATGCGTATTAGAATGCCAAAGAGCATATTATCAAATTTAAATGTTGAAAAAGGGAAGTCAAAATTCAATATATTTTTTGATAAAAAAAACTCCTGTCTTGTACTAAAAGTGGATGAAGTGACCACAGAGGATAATAAATGAAAAAGGTGAATGATACTCATAATATACGAATTGAACGAATATGGTCTATGCCCAATAAGAATACCTTTGAAATGACGCCTATAAAAAAACTGTTGTCTGAAGAAGTTGACTTGACAAAAATGTGGGTAGACCCTTTTGCCAATCAAAATAAGATAGCAAGTATCACCAATGATCTAAGCAAAGAATATGATACAGATTATCATATGGATGCCTTGGATTTTCTCAATATGTTTGATTCCGAGTCTGTTGATGGTGTTCTTTATGATCCTCCATATTCTCCGCGTCAAGTCAGTGAATGTTATAATAGTGTCGGGTACAATGTCACATGGGATACAACCAAAGCTTCTTTTTGGGGAAATCATAAAAGAGCGATTTCTCGTATAGTTAAGCTTGGAGGAAAAGTTATTACATTTGGATGGAACAGTGGTGGAATAGGGTACAAATATGGTTTTGAGATAGAAAGAATATTACTTATTCCTCACGGTGGTTGGCACAATGATACTATTTGTACTGTGGAAGTTAAAACCCATAAAGGTGACCACTGTTCCGCTGTAAAATCAGATGACAATCAAATGAAGGCGGTTCCTATGCTTACATCACAGGACATGCAACTAATTGAAGTCCTTCGAACACTTCCTACTAACTATTGGGATTTCAAGGAAGAAGACACAAAAACATACACACATGGCATTCATAACTATCCTGCTATGATGGTTAGTCCGATCAGTAGAAATATCATAAAAATAGTACGTAATATTCAACCCGTAAAATCTATATTTGATCCTTTTGCTGGTTCGGGAACTGTACTCGTTGAAGGAATGCTAAGTGGTATGGATCTAGTTGCTGGTAATGATATAAATCCATTTGCATTGCTCCTTTGTAAGGTCAAAACGACTAGGTTAGATTATCCAAAGCTAAAGAGATCGTGTGAATTACTATTGGAAAATGTACATAATAGGCTATGCGCTAACAAAGAGGCCTTAGAAAAAGTCGATACATACATTTCTGAAACTCTTGAGCTTGATATTTCGGCAAAAAAGGGATGGGCTGACGATGCGCCATCATTACTGCTTGAATTTTGTAATATAAATAAACTGGATATCCAAATCCCCGACTTCAAAAATATTGGATATTGGTTTAGACCGCGTGTTATTTTAGAGCTGGCAATTATCAAATCGGAAATCCATAGAGTCGCTGATTTTGACATTAGAGACTT of the Selenomonas dianae genome contains:
- a CDS encoding UTRA domain-containing protein, whose product is MPAAKFEIIYKDLKKKIEENIYPAEAVFPSENELTEAYGCSRATLRRALARLIEQGYIQAGQGRRMRVIYQPTEQNEFMIGGIESFREAAARNHFQAVTRVIHFAEDVVDEKTSKKTGLPLGSDIYDVRRIRYLDGKALILDINLFLREAVPHLTPEIASRSIYDYIENDLGMVIVTSRRRMTVEYAADLDLHWLEMGDYNCLAVVSGRMYNAEGIQFEYTQSRHHPEYFCFEDTAVRRSQGRRNKW
- a CDS encoding LysR family transcriptional regulator, which translates into the protein MELKIFTTFRTIVRTGSFTKAARLLSYTPSTITFHIA
- a CDS encoding LysR family transcriptional regulator substrate-binding protein; this encodes MVLTKAGEALIPYVDEVLAAANKIKNFQYGIAAYQGTLTVGAPESLLCFRLPPLLKRLHAHAPRVDLRLRSLTSRDVVAALNDGQLDVGFAYTIQERDEESLVFWEFEESPVHFYTAVSTAAWCPDFREQAMEIDEMPLITMPHPGEIRKIADDYFRKQAISFTNMIELRSTQTIINMVENDMGIALLPDYAVRERIGLGRMAVALSDPLIVTSYYGIHRNKWCSPAMNLFLEILGEESGRPSGKKLLRDEEGANAADCR
- a CDS encoding TonB-dependent receptor, whose protein sequence is MTRKKKLALLLACLTGTGMVNTAAAEERLQTEAAEEMDTYDLPEVTVTGVRHPADTPVRRSLPGGFQAEQTNFGLMGDQDVMQVPYTAQSLTTKNFDTFAAPSGDVNQVLANVPSLRVGTSLIKTDFSARGMLANGSAMYLNNVPGFFIMASGPVTNTIGRADVMVGPAATLSGSVQSYNGPDGGQPVSVYLYTKRPEKGDFTRYRQTMGGYGHYGGYIDVNRSGLGDGTFGVRVYGEHSEGNFAVSGAGRQKTNLFVDVSRETPKSTTNFFGGYYKDRLRGTERRFKIQPSARQVPGAPDASRSYDDPNLMHSDWDGYQITLNHEQKINPHTKWFLNVGTNDMTNRRFIYWAQITIDGDGNLRDNRVWSQYFYLKSRYGQVGVNHKFKTGAAEHDVTLAVDRSWRVQYNNTRRDAKNAHVTGNIYSGIIYKPSIYNYDISGSLGQKFQYQEMDTSINLMDNVKIGKWNLLAAVTRRHGNYRGAAAAGETKDTQYAPTFGVTYAPTDRLSVYGAYAKATTRGEVVGSGYANEGEIAEAVKVTQKELGVKYKFGSMYAALAYFDMNQPNYIDVPNPSNPALPFYRLDGENRYRGLELSVTGAAAPKWNVFGGIQYLHARQQRTQGGANDGLPTDSSAPWSTVVGLEYMPNADWSITGRLNYVSRGTIIGTGRRELSVPSSAVFDLFANYRTKIGTTPVSLQASIYNVFDRSYWILQPGQGSKLLLSMPRTFMLSATFDL
- a CDS encoding ABC transporter substrate-binding protein codes for the protein MKHRLSFAFLGALMLLCAVLAGCGSQEAAAPKAERVVTDTTGREVHLPGEVKSIAVVPIPWASIVYAVDGTGQRIAGMHPSAKASYEKSMLKTLAPELAGASTDFVGQDFSIHMEELGKLNPSAIVVWNYQEEEIKQLEALKVPTIALKYGTMEDLQNGIRVIGKVLGKEDRAEEIIEFQKDTMAYFDGKKAALADKPKPKVLYLYDENLKVAGGNAVNTMMIETAGGANAAKEVDGTWVNVTMEQVAAWNPDVVIVSNFSQVQPSDLFENKLEGQNWSNIAAVREGRVWKAPVGLYRWDAPCVETPLMIKWIAQKLHPDVFNDYRLTDDLRGFYEKFFSYTLTDADLKMILHE
- a CDS encoding FecCD family ABC transporter permease, yielding MKQNNAALWTIMTVLLIAVFFLSLVAGRFAVEPAAVCDILMRAAGGNAGTDMASTVVLELRLPRTILAMLVGAGLSLSGAVYQGIFRNPLVSPDVLGVSSGAGFGAVLGILLWGTGTGTSAIAFVCGMVSVGLAYYFSRSRGSVSMMSLVLSGIIISSIFSALISLVKYVADPYDKLPAITYWLMGSLGKADFDKIQIVGLPMIAAGALLLAIRWRINILSLGEEEARSLGVNPARIRNIAIVAATILTALSVTACGIVGWVGLVIPHMCRRMVGVDHARLLPAACFTGAIFLALVDICARSLLAAELPIGILTALLGAPFFAFLLKRTREKQGDWS